From the Thermocladium sp. ECH_B genome, the window CGCATCTTGAGGAGGGAGACCCTATCAAGCCCATACTTGCCCTCCGTATCCTTAATTACCCTCTCAAAGTTCTCGCGTCTATATACTCCATAATCCGAGTAGCAGGGCGTGTGGCCTAGCCCCAGCGCTGGGGCCAGCTTAGTGAGGTATATGCATGTGCCTGGGTCCCTCCCCGCTGGGCACCTATTCTCGCAGAATGACATTGAGTACCTGATTAGCTTTTCAAGTATGCTAATTGGAAGAACCACGTACTCCTCATCTGGATCCAATGCATTCACCGTGGAATTAATGAGGAGCATCCAAATAAACGTTTTTCCGGTTTTTCCACTATTACTCTATTTCTATTGATATAGCGGTTCCACCGCCGGTGCCGTGGCATAACGCGGCTAACCCCCTTCGTCCCCCGACTTGATGTAGGGCAGTTATTAGCGTGGTCACTATTCTCGCGCCGCTGGCCCCTAATGGGTGGCCCAGCGCTATTGCTCCCCCGAATATATCCATTTTCTCAAATGGTACGCCAAGCACCTTATTGATCAGCACGTTGACCACGGCGAATGCTTCATTGATTTCGAATGCGTCGTAATCAGCTATCTTGGTCCTCGTTTTCTCAAGCAGCTTATTTATGGCGTAGATAGGTGCCTCGGGGAATCTCCAGGGCTCTAACATTGCCCAACTATATCCAGCTATCCTGGCTATTGGCTTTAACCCCAGCTCCCTCGCCTTGGTCCTCGTCGTTAATACTAGTGCCGCCGCTCCATCACTTAATTGAGATGAGTTACCGGCAGTGTGGAGGCCATCGGATCCGAATGCTGGTTTAAGGCTCCTCAACTTATCTAGGCTGGTGTCGGGCCTTATTCCCTCATCCCGCTCAAGCACTACCCTGGAGCTGCCTATCTTGGCGTCAAAGGGCTCAACCTCCTTGAATAGTCCCTCGTTCACTGCCTTAACTGCCCTCGTGTGGCTTAAGTATGCGTACTCATCGAGTTCCTCCCGCGGGACTTCGTGCTTCTTAGCCACGGCATCCGCTTCCTGCCCCATTATCATGCCATTAGTTGGGTCGAGGAGGCCATCGTTTATCATGAGGTCCATGAACTCCATTTTCCTGTTTATTAAGTGCTTCACTCCCCACCTGTACTCGCTGCTTATGGCGAGGGGTTGGGTGCTCATGGAATCGACGCCGCCGGCCACCATTATTGATGCATCCCCTACCTTGAGTTCCCTATAGGCCTCGAATATTGCCTGCATGCCGGATGAGCATACCCTATTCACGGTGTATGCCCCCACTTCCTTTGGGAGACCCGCTAGGAGAGCGGCGTAGCGCGATAAGTTTTGCCCCATTCCCCCCTGTAGCGTGGAGCCCATAACGACTTCATCCACTAGCTTGGGCTCTATATTGCCGCGATTAAGGGCGGCCCTTATTGCCTCCGCCGCTAGATGGGGTGAACGGACATCCTTTAATGAGCCCCCGAATCTACCTATGGGAGTCCTCGCATAGCTCACTATCACCACATCGTCATCATTAACCATAATTAATCGCAGTCATTTATAGCTTAAAAATCTTAGCATCGCATTTTACTGCGACTGTTACAACAAATTTTAGTAATTATAGTATATGCGAGTAAATATAAGATACATAATTGAAATGAGGATGACCAAGGCGTTGCCCCTTAATATGGGGAACGCCATCAACGCCCATGCAAATGCCTACCCAGCCATGAATTGCGAGGTTCATAGTTTCATTTATAAAGGGCATGGGCCCAATCATTTCTTGCCCAATGCACTGAAATTTTTGCCTGTTAAGTATATTAATCTAGCCACATGGCTATTTATTAATGAGGCTAATAGCGGTAAAGAGAGCCGCCTTATCAATAGTGGTTACTTTAGCCGCAGCCTTGCCATTGATATTCTACTCATTGCTTCAGCACCAATGGATAGGCATAGTGGGAGTGATTGGGGCCCTGGTCCTCGCCGCAATGGGTAGGACGGGATCCTCCTCATCACTGCTCTTGCTCTCATCACTAGCGGTTATCTTGTTAAGCTTATGGGGTTATATCTATGTTAATCCAGGCGGGACAGCGCTCCTTCTTTTTCCCCTAGTTATACCTATAGCCATCATCGGTCTCCACATGAGGCTTTTATCCTCCTCATTCTCCAGGGGCGTGAGTCCATCCTTTGCAGCCTCTTCACTTGCATCCATGTTCCTCCCGCCTCCATGGCCCATCTTCGGCTTCGCTTGGGCTCTTGGAGGGGGAATAACATCAGAGTTTGAGGCCTTCTCCTCCCCTTGGCTCCCCACGGCGGCTTACTCCGTGGCATACCTAGTTGAATTAATGCTGAATGGCTTATCGCCTGGATCCAGCATACCGTTGAGGCCCCTCTCCTTTTACTCATCCTTCATCGCGCACATCAATCAATACGCCAACCCATTTACGGCCTCAATACTAATCGCGGCGGTGGCGCTCTATGTGGCGGCCCCCCTCCTCTCCATGAAGCGTAGATACCTTATTCCCCTCTCCTCCACAGTCGCCGCCGCATCAATCTCGATATTGATGAACATGGCCGTAATGAATGCCATCGATCCATCACTGCAGCAATTATTGCCTCAATTATATCCGTTTCTGGCAATATTGGCCGCATCATCAATGCTTGGAGTAATCGGCGCCGTCTACGTAATGGATCCAGACGTAGCGTCAATGCTTTACAGCAATATCGCGGAATTACCTGACACCGAGACTTTGAGGCAGCTCTATGAGGAGAACTGGGAGGGATTAATAGGCATGGATAAAATAAAGTCGGAGCTAGTGATGGCCAGCTCATCCTTCGCCGCCAGACACGGAGTGCGGCCGATTCATGGCATTCTATTATATGGCCCAAGCGGGACAGGTAAGACAGCCCTTGGATTAGGTTTCGCTGCATGGCTTGGCTTGAGGGGGTTCCACGTCATAATAGTGAGGACGGGTGCATTAATGAAGGGTGGGCCATGGGCCGCCGCCTATAGGTTATACGTGACATTTAGATTAGCGCGCTCGCTTCAACCAACCGTGATCTACATTGATGAGATAGACTCCATAGGGAGAGCCAGAACAGAGAAGGATCCAGGCAGCTATAGGTTGGTGAGCGTTCTCCTACAGGAAATCGATGGCACGGTATCCAGAATGGATAAGGTAATGGTAATCGCGACCACGAATTACTTGGAGGCCCTTGATCCGGCGCTCATAAGGCCCGGCCGGCTCGGCGACCTCAAGGTCTTCGTGCAGCACCCGCCGCCTCAAGTGGTAATGGATATAATACAGGGAATAGCTGCTCACCGCGGCGTAACCATACCTCCGAATCTACTAAGCAAGGCCGCGAACATCTTGGAGACCGGGGCCGAGGCCGAGGCATTCGTTAATTGCATAGCCATAAAGCAGCTTGCTGGAGCCGATGAGGAAAGCATGGAAGCATGCCTAGCTGGAACCACCACAGGAATAACCGCATACTAAGGCCCCTCAATCATAAGCTTCACAGCCTGTCAAGCCAATGCAAAATGGCTATCCCGCTTCCCCAGCGTCAAAAACGCCACTCATAGAGAGGGGCCTTCCTACTTAATTTGTGATAAAATGAACGACAAACCTCGCTGGGCGGGGAGGAGGTCGGTAAGCAAGCCTCCTTCTTTTAGGGATGGGTGAGTTTTCAATTGTTTAAGCTATGATGGTTATGTTTTCTCGAATATCATTATGTACTCGTGGACTTTGCCCGTCAATGATTTGGGGTCATAATCTTTCCTCTTGTCCCAAATGAATATATCTCTTACCTCTAGGTTGAGTTTCTTCAGCATATTGATTAGATCGACGTGTAGTGGGAATATCACGGGTCCAGCATTAACATCCCCTATTATTATGATCATGAATCCTCCCCTCCTCAATAATTGCCGCGCCAGTGCCAGCACTTTCACTAGCTCCTCTAAGTAAGTGGAGTAGTCATTGATTCCCCCTATATCCCTCGGGTCCAGCCTACTGGTTCCCCCCAGTCCAAATACGAATGGTGGTGGGGCAGTTAATACTAGTTCCACGGTTTCCCCAGCCATATATTTATCAATGTTTCTTGCATCATCTATCACGAGCACCGGTTCGTGATCCACATCTCTCCTTAATGCATCCATTTCAAGAGTTAATGCATCGGGCAAGGAGAGTGGTTGAGGTCCCCGCATCTCCTCTACTTCGCTGAGTCTCCTAGCAGCTAAATCAATTAGTGGCTTATAGATTTCAAAGCCGATGCCCTTCCTGATGAGCATATAAGCGGATACCACAGTGGATCCAGTTCCCATGAATGGATCAAGCACTACATCGCCGACCTTGGAATACATTATAATAAGCCTATTAATCAGCTCCAGCGGAGTTATGGTGGGCACTCCAAGCCTCTTCTCATCCTTGGTCTTAGCTATATCCCACACCGATACCAACCATCGCGCCATGGTTGAGTTATCCAATGTGCTCCAACTCAATAAGTCACTACTGACTTTTCTGCTTGGCTTTATCAATTGGACAGAGTTAAGTATAACAACCATAAATTCATAGATATTACTACCTTAAAAATTTATTGTATACACCCTATATTTTACTGAAATGGAGGTTAAGGGGGCGAAAAGCCTCGCCCTTCAGGGCCGGGGATGGATAACCCCCTTATAGAAAACTTTTTTTAAGCCTAAACACCTCTCTTCAGGATGCCCTCCCCCGGTCAATTTCTTGGGAATGAGGAGCGGAGGCCGATTCCCCCCGCAATACCGGGAGGGGGCATCAAAGAAATTAAACACAATAATAAGAGAACCATTGTAATTCGCCTCCTACCAAACGGCTTCCAAGAAAGAAAGCTAAGGAGGTTAGCCGACACCTCCGCCAAGTTGTTTAACGAGATTAATTATGAGAGGAGGCAGCAATTCTTTCGTGAGGGGAGGGTTGATTTTAAGGGGACGTATGATAAGTATTATGAAAAGTATAAGAATGAGTTGGGTAGTGCTAATGCGCAGCAAGTGCTTAATAAGAATAATGAGGCGTGGAACTCGTTCTTCTCCCTCCTAAAGCTGAGGAAGGAGGAGAAACTACCGCCCCACATGAACCGCGTTTCGCCGCCAAGTTATTGGAAGGATGGGGAAACTGGAGGGAGGAAGCCCCTCCTGGTCGTGAGGGAGGATAATTATGTGGTGGATGGGCTGAATCATAAGCTAATCCTCAAGTACTTCAAGATGGAAATTAGATTCACGGGTAGATTAAGGTGGCATGGGAAACAAGGTAGGTTGGAGGTTTATTATGATGAGGTTGGAAATGCGTGGTATGCCTCCATCCCCGTGGAGGTTGGCGTCGAGGAAACGAAGAAGGGAAGGAGGAGCAAGCACGTCGTGAGGGGGGAGAGGAAGAGCATTCAAGTTAAGTCGCCGAGGGGTAATAGGGTTGTAGCTATTGATTTAGGCATTAATGTTTTAGGTAGTGTTGTTATTGATGATGGTACGTGGTTGCTCTATAAGGGGGTTAGAGTGAAGGAGGATTACTTCTACCTACAAAATAGGATAGGTGAGGTACAATCCTTATCAGACAAGGCGAAGAATATCAACGAGTATGAGGCGTAT encodes:
- a CDS encoding acetyl-CoA acetyltransferase, with product MVNDDDVVIVSYARTPIGRFGGSLKDVRSPHLAAEAIRAALNRGNIEPKLVDEVVMGSTLQGGMGQNLSRYAALLAGLPKEVGAYTVNRVCSSGMQAIFEAYRELKVGDASIMVAGGVDSMSTQPLAISSEYRWGVKHLINRKMEFMDLMINDGLLDPTNGMIMGQEADAVAKKHEVPREELDEYAYLSHTRAVKAVNEGLFKEVEPFDAKIGSSRVVLERDEGIRPDTSLDKLRSLKPAFGSDGLHTAGNSSQLSDGAAALVLTTRTKARELGLKPIARIAGYSWAMLEPWRFPEAPIYAINKLLEKTRTKIADYDAFEINEAFAVVNVLINKVLGVPFEKMDIFGGAIALGHPLGASGARIVTTLITALHQVGGRRGLAALCHGTGGGTAISIEIE
- a CDS encoding transposase; translation: MPSPGQFLGNEERRPIPPAIPGGGIKEIKHNNKRTIVIRLLPNGFQERKLRRLADTSAKLFNEINYERRQQFFREGRVDFKGTYDKYYEKYKNELGSANAQQVLNKNNEAWNSFFSLLKLRKEEKLPPHMNRVSPPSYWKDGETGGRKPLLVVREDNYVVDGLNHKLILKYFKMEIRFTGRLRWHGKQGRLEVYYDEVGNAWYASIPVEVGVEETKKGRRSKHVVRGERKSIQVKSPRGNRVVAIDLGINVLGSVVIDDGTWLLYKGVRVKEDYFYLQNRIGEVQSLSDKAKNINEYEAYYELNREKRRLFKKLTRRLLHLYRNFASHLLXTLHELGVSTIYLGYPFNIAQQXGNKFTVNLWSYRELMNIIELKAQEYGIRVFEVIEYNTSKYCAYHGVEVERGSRGVVNCPKGHKLHSDLNGALNILKKATGIVISAIKKPLSFIVDHNRVAPINGA